ATCCGGTCCTGCTTGCCCTGATGCGATGGGGTGACCGTTGGCGCAGTGCGGAATCCGGCCCGCCGGTGCGTATCCACCACACCGAATGCGGGCACGACACCGAACCGGTGACCACCTGCGAACACTGCGGCCACGCACTCACCGTCGACAACACCACCCAACTGCCCGGACCGGGCGGGCGAGTCGGTCCGGGCACGCAGGTGATCGGCCCTCTCCTCGCGGCACGGCAACCACCCGGATCACCGAGTTAGCCCGCCGGCGAAACCCCTCCCCACCACCCGCGAAGGCGGATTCGGTCACGCTTCGGTCGCGATCGCGCGGTATGTCGATCCATCGTGATCCGCGGATCGCCCGGTGACGAATCCGTTGGTGCCCGGGTGGCTCACCGAGTCGTGTCGATACCGCGTACCGGGTCGGTGAGCGAGCCGGGACCACAACCCACGCAGGCGGCGGCTGGTCAGGAGGCAGCGCTCGGGCCGCTTTCAGAACCCACCACATCCGACTCATGTCGGTACGCGCCGTCGGTCCTTCGTCGGCGACGTCCACGAAGAGGGGTGAGCCGTCGTGACGGCTACGGAACACAGCACACACGGTGAACGATCCACTACTCGGCAGGCGGTGGCGGCGGGCACCTCGCTCGGCGCCGCGGCCCTGCTGGTCGTCACCGGAATCGTCTCGATCTTCCAAGGCATCTCGGCCATCGCCAAGGACGACATCTACATCTCCGGACCGAATTACACCTACCAGTGGAACACCAGCGGCTGGGGATGGATTCATCTCATCCTCGGCATCCTGCTCGTGGCCGCCGCGGCCGGTCTGTTCACCGGTGCGACCTGGGGGCGAGTACTGGCGATCGGACTGCTGAGCCTGTCCATCCTCGCCAATTTCCTGTGGCTGCCCTACTACCCGTGGTGGTCGATCCTGATCATCGCACTCGACATCGTGGTGATCTGGGCCATCGCCACCTGGGATCCCAAACGCGTCTGACAACCGCACGTCGATCGGACCGGGCGCGAGGATCCCGGTCCGATCAATGTGTGAGCACCACCTTGACCACGACGATCGCGGTCGCGACCGCGGTGAGCAACAGGGCCGCCAACAGCGTCGACCGACCGGGACGCGCCCCTTTCAATCGCTCGATGACGAAGACGATGCCGCCGATCCGCACGAGCATGGCCACCTCCGCGGCGATCTGGGCCGTGCGAGGTTCGAGCCAGCCGATCGCGGCGACGGCCAGGATCACCGCGGGCAGGACGGCCGAGCTCAGAATCGGCACCGAATCGCGCAGATCAGCCCACCGCTGGCCCGAGGTCAGCGACTTGCTCTCCCGAACGGCCTCCCCCACTCCTTCGGCGAAGACGTGAGCGACGAAGGTGGACAGCGCGGTTCCCAGCACCACCAGAATGCCGACGTGTTCATCGGTCGTGGTCACCGGGATGAGCGCGGCGAGAATCAGGATGTTGCCGTAGACGTAGGCGCTGATCCGGCGGGCGGCGTTATCGCGGTCCAGCGGTACCCGGCGGGAGAACAACGGGCCGTGAAGCAGTGCGTGGCTGCTGTTGTCCATGAGTCTCCCGGTTCCGGTCGTCGGGGGCACGGCTACGGTTGCCCGAGGGGCGTTCGGGATGGCAGTTCCGCCGAGGCGAACAGCCCGAGAGCACCGGCCCCGGCGAGGGTGAGCATGGCGAACGCGTATGTGTGGCTGCTGAGTCCGGCGACGAGGACGGTACCGGCGATCGCGATGCCGAGCGACGATCCGAGGGTCGACACGCACCGGGACAGTCCGGAGATCTCACCTTGCCGATCCTCACCGAACGCCGACTGCACGACATCCACCGACGGTGTCAGCATCGAGCCCACGCCGAGCCCGATCAACAGCAGCTCCGGGGCGATCGCCCACGCGGGCACCGTGGTTCCGGCCAGCACGATCAGCGTCACGGCGCCGACCACGACCGCACCGAATCCAGCCATGATCAGGGTGCGCCGCGGCAATCCCCTGCCCACCCGGCCGGCCGCCAGCGACGAGACGAGCAGGCCCGCGGTAGCGGCGGTGACGATCAGGCCGGTGCCGATCGGATCGTGCCCACGCACCACCTGGAGATAGGCCGACACCACGAACACGGCGCCCATCAGAATCAGCCACTGCAGCAATCTGGTGGCCAGACCGATATTCCCGACCTTGCTGCGGAACAGACTCGTCGAGATCAGCGGATCTCCGCCCGCCGTCTCGGTGGCGCGCACGCGCACGAGGAATCCGGTCAGGACGAGGGCCGCGAGCGCGATCAGTACGGCACTCCACCGTAGGTCGTTGTCGGCGGCCAGGATTCCGAGCACGAGCAACGCCAGCCCGCCCGCCGACAACACCGCGCCGACCACATCGAGGGTGCGCGCCGGGTCCGCCGGAATCGGGTCGCGCATCCGGCGGGTGCAGACCAGGACGGCCGCGATCACCAGGGCCTGGAAGGCGAAGGCGGCCCGCCAGCCCGGGCCGAAGGCGATCAGTCCGCCCAGCAGCGGTCCGGCCGCGGCTCCGGCCCCGCCCGCAGTCAGCAGCACACCGAATGCCATTGCGCGCGAACTGTTTTCGGAGAACAGCAGGGCGGTCAGAATGTAGACCGGGGGGATCAGGAGCGCCGCGCCCACCCCCGCGAGCACGGAGGCGCCCAGTACCAGCACGCCGACGCCGGGCGCGAGGGCGCTCACGACGGCGCCGGCACCGTAGAGCGAGAGCCCCACGGTGAAACAGCGTTTGCGGCCGTAACGTTCGGCGAGCCTTCCGGCCGGAATCGTCACCGCCGCCGTGATCAGCAGGAACATGGTGATCACCAGCTGCACCCCGGCCACGCCGGTGTTCAGGTCGTCGCAGATATCGGCGATCAGCACCGCCGTACTGGTGACCGCGAAGCCACAGCTGAACTGCGCGAGTGCCAGCGGCACCAGCATGCCGCGCGGGCGGGCCGGAGCACTGCGCTCGCCCATCACCTCACCCCCTTCCGGAGCCGGATTCCGGACGGCAGGGTTCGCCGCCCGCCGTCACCGCCGTGGCCTGCGAATCACCCGCGAGTGCACGGTCGGCGACGGAGGCGCATCGGCACGCCGGGCAGGGTGTCGACCTCGGATGCGATCCGGCCACAGCGTCGGAGCCGGATACCTGTTTCGTCTCTCATTGTGCGCCCGCGACACCCGCCGGAGGAATACTCTGGCAATGTTCCAGCAAACAGCATGTCACGCGGTCGGGAAATCAATCCCCGATCGCCGACACCACCGCGGCGGCAGAGGTATCCGCGAGGGCGGCGGCACCGAATCTTCAGTGTCAGGTCGTCTCGCTGGCCACGCTCGCGCTGTCGCCGACCCGCTCGGACCTGGGTTTCGGTGTTGTCCACTGTCAGAGGCTCACGGCGTCCGAGAAATGAGGTGCCCCCGGTGAACGCTGCTGCCGATATCGATGAGATGGGCCCGATCGACTATCTCGTCATCGAATTCCCCGCCGATCGCCAGCCGGACGGATCGGCACTGCCGATGCTCCGGGACCTGGTGGACCGCGGCATCATCCGCGTGCTGGACCTGGCCTTCGTCCGGAAGGAGACCGACGGCGCCCTGACCGGAATCAGCATCGCCGATGTCGGCCTGGCCGGCGAACTGGATGTCACCCTGTTCGCCGAGGCGGCGACCGGACTGCTCGACGAGAGCGATCTACGGGAGGCCGGTGGCGCACTGCAGCCCGGTCACTCCGCCGCGGTCCTGCTCTACGAGAACACGTGGGCCGCACCGCTGGCGGTCACGCTGCGACGCAACGGCGCCGAACTCGTCGCCTCGGGGCGGATCCCGGTGCAAGCCATCATCTCGACCCTCGACGCCCTCGACGCCGAGACCTGACCCGAATCCCGCAGGAGTGAGGAAAGGAGAATTCGATGCCCGGATTACTGCGCGGGGTCGCCCGGACCGCGGTGATCGCCGGAACGGCCACCTCCGTATCGAACCGCGTCTCGCGTCGTCAGGGCCGGCGCTGGGCAGCACAGGAGCAGTACGAGCGACAGCCCGCGCCGCCCCCGCCCCCGCCCCCGCCGGCCCAGCCGACTGGCGGCGGTGGCGTCGATCGGATCGCCGCTCTGAAACAGCTGGGCGAGTTGAAAGCCCAGGGCGTCCTCACCGAGGCCGAGTTCGAATCGGAGAAGGCGCGCATCCTCGCGTCCTGACGGCCGCGCCCATCGGAGGTGCCCGAGCGTGATGAGAAGTCATGTCCAGCGATGACGATGACACCCGCCCTCGGGTGCCGGGTGACACGCTGTCGAACGACGAGCGCGCGGAACTGGAACGGTTGCGGGCCGCTGTCGCGGCCCGGTCGGACCGTTCTCATCGACGCGGTCACGCGTTGCGGTGGACCGGGGTCGCGGTCCTGCTCGTACTCACCGGGATGCTGATCCTCGGATCGGTCGCCGCCCGCTTCGCCCGCTCCGAAATCTTCGATACCGACCGCTATGTCACCACCGTCGCACCACTGGCGACCGATCCGGCGATACAGCACGAACTGGCCGACAAGATCACCGATGCCGTCGTCACCCGCATCGACATCAAGGCGCTCACCGCGGACGCGGTCGCCGCGCTCACCGACAATGTCGGGCAGCTCTCGGACCGCCCGCGGGTCACCGCCGCCCTGAGCAGTCTGCCCGCCCTGGTGGCCACCCAGGCGCAGGACTACATCCACCGGGCCGCAACGGAACTGGTGACCAGCAACGAATTCGCCGAGGCGTGGGACGCCGCCAACCGGCGCGCACATCAGACGCTGGTGCGCGTGGTCGACGGCAAGACCCGGCCGGGTGTCGAGGTCAGCGACGACGGCACCATCAGCATCTCGCTGCAGCCGGTGCTGGCGACGCTGAAGGAAAAGCTCGACGCGCGCGGATTCACCGTCGCCGACCGCATCCCCGACCTCGACGCGCACTTCGTGCTCTTCCACGCGACCGAACTGCCGAAGTATCAGAAGTGGCTGCGCGCCCTGGACCGCACCGCGAACATACTGCCGTGGATCGCCCTGGCGACCGCGGCCGGAGCGGTCTGGCTCGCTCCCGGCGGGCGGCGCCTGCGGGCCCTCGCCCTGGTCGGTGTCAGCGGTGTGGTCGCGATGGTGATCCTGGCTCTCGCCGTCCTCATCGGCCGCAGCGTCTACCTCGACTCCGTTCCGCCCGAGACGTTGTCGGCGCCGGCCGCCTCGACGCTGTTCGACACCGTGGTCCATCCACTGCGAGTGTCGCTGCGCGCGGTCGCGGTGGTGAGCCTGGTGGTGGCCGCGGCCGGATATCTGGCCGGCCCGTCGCATTCGGCCCGATCGGTGCGATCCGGCTACGGCCGGCTGTTCACCGTCGTTCGCCGGCGCCGCACCGGCGCGCCCAATGCCGTCGAGGTCTTCGTCGCGCGGTACCGGATTCCGTTGCGCTTGGCGGTACTCGCCGGCGCCGTACTCGCCCTGGTGCTGTGGTCCTACCCCACCGGTCTGGTCGTCATCGGGATCGTGCTGGTCGCAGGGGTAGTGCTGCTGGTCATCGAGGTGATCGCACGACCCGCGCCGACCACCGGAACCGGCTCGGCCGCAAACGATTCACCGTCCGCCGGACATCCGGCGGCGAGCAGTTGACCTCACCGACACCGTCGGTGGATCCGTTCGAAGACAGGAGAGGCAGCATGAAGCTCGTGCAGGCGGTAGCAGTACTCGCGGCCGGTGCGGCGGCACTGATTCCGATCGCGGGATGTTCCTCCGACGACAACGGCCCGGCCGCGGTCACGACCACCACCACATCGGGCGGTGAGCACACCGATCTGCGAAGCAGCCTCGCCACCACCGCGTCCTCGGTCGTGGGCTCCGCGCTCAACTCGGCGGAGCAGGCGGTCCAGAACGCGATCAACAGCGTGCTGGCCGCGGCCCCGATCACCTTCGAACAGGGCAGCTCCGATCTCAGCACGGTCGACTCCGCCACCATCAAGGCGGTGGCCATCCCGCTCAAGGGCAACGACACCACGATCAAGGTCGAGACCTACGCCACCGATTCGAATACCGCGGCGGCCGATTCACTCGCCGAGGCCCGGGCCACCAACGTCGTCACCGCACTCGAGAACGAAGGTATCGACAAGGCCCGAATCAGCGTGGAGGCCACCGGCAACCCGAGTGAGAGCAACGTGCAGGTCGATCAGGCGACGATCACCGTCAAAACCAGCAAGTAGCCGAACCAGGCGGTCGTCTCGGGCCTACTCGCCGACCGGGGAGGGCCCGGGGCGAGTGCTGTCGGCCGGCAGCAGCACCCTGGTGACGGTGGCCGCCCCGACCACCACCATCGACAGCACGAAAAGCCAGCTGATCGCGGTGAACACCGGGCCCAGCAGACCGAACTTCGCCTGCGCGGATGCCGTGATCCCCGGCAGCACCCACCGCCCCGCCGCCCGCACGAGCGTCAGGCCGGCGGCCGTGAGCGCACCCGTCGTCCACAGCGCCCGGCCTCGCAGCCTGCCCATCGTGAGCAGAAAGGCGCTGAGGGTCCACACGACCATCCAGATCAGCACCTCGCCGCCGACGGTGACCGGCAAGCCGACATAGCGCACCCCGGCGAGTTCGCGAACCGCCCCGATGCTCACCGCCGAGAAGGCCACGGTCAGCAGCACCACCGGCCAGCGCCACATATCGCGGATGCCGATCGCCGGCACGTCCCAGAGCTTGCCGTAGATCCGGGCCAGCGTCTTGGCGAAGGAGGTGCCACTGATCACCACCATCAGAAACCCGACCACACCGAAGGCCGCGAAGGTCGGATCGCCGGCCGCCAGGACGCCGACGCCGGACAGGAATGTGGTCCGGTCCAGGCCGAGCTGATCGTCGATCGCGCGGACCGCGAGATCCAGGTGGGAGACGACCGATCCGGCGATGAGGACGGGCAGGACACAGGTGAAGATCTTGGCGGCCAACGTCATCGATCGGTCGAAGATCTCGATCTCGGCGAACCCGTCGACGATCCGCCGGAGGGCCCCCGCGCGAGCACTCACCGATTCCATGCGTGCGGCTAGTGCCTCGGCCAGCGCGGCACGCGGCTTCATCGACCGCATACGGTCGATTCAACTCCGCCACCGGGTGACTGTCGCCGGTTCCGAACCCGCCGATGCCGATCGGAGACAAGGACGTGCCGATCCCGGGGTGCGCCGCGACGGACCCGGGTCAGGGTCCGATGAACAGCCGTTCGTTGGGCAATCTGGTTTCGGGCAGCATGTCCTCGATGGTGTGCTCGACGATCTCGATCGCGCACCACCGCTTGCGCTGCCAATCGCGGATCAGATTGTGGATCGCGCCCGCGGCGGCCCGATAGTCGAAGGCGGTTCCGTTCAGCCAGATCCGCAGGTGCACGTCACCGCGTGCCGGATGCGCCGCGGGCCCGGCCGCTGTCGGCGCCGAGCCGGCGTATCTTCGCTGTCGATTCATCCGCGACCTCGGGCGATAGTGTGAAACGGGTCGCATACAGCTTGCTCGACGCTCCGACGATCGGCGACCGTGAAACTACGTACTTCACCTACGTATGTGACCCGATATCGTGACGCCCGTCACGGCTCGACCGGGTGCGCGCGGCCCCGCCGATGCGGATGCGGGACGAGCATCGGCACCTGCCGCCGATAGGTGCGGTAGCGATCACCGAAGACACCGATGAGGTCGTGCTCCTCGAAGCGAATGGCGGTGAGGATGTAGCCGGTCGTGACAGCCGCGAACAGCAGTCGCCCGGCGGTCATCGTCGGTGCCGCCCAGAAAGCGATCACGAAGCCCAGGTAGAGCGGATGCCGGACCGTCCGGTACAGGCCGGGGGTACGAAAATCCGGGGCGGCGGCGGGCTTTCCGGCCAGGTTGCGAAGGACCTGCCGCACGCCGAAGAGGTCGAAGTGATCGATGGCGAAGGTCGCGATCAGCACCAGGGCCCAGCCCGCCAGCGAGATCGCGTACAGCACGACCCGGGCCGGGGTGGCCGACACGTGCCAGATCTCCGCGGGCAGCGGACGCCACAGCCACATGATCAGCGCCAGCGCCGCGGTGGCTGCCAGTACGTAGGTCGAGCGTTCGATCGGTTCCGGGACGATGCGGGTCCACACCCGTTTGAACGCGGGCCGGGCCATCACCGAATGCTGAACCGCGAATATCGACAGCAGGACCAGGTCGACCACGATCGCCACCGCGGTCGACGCCTCGGGGCCCTCGTTGATGTCGCGCGGTACGACCAGACCCTCGACCCAGCCGATCGCGTAGAGGAATACGACGAGAAAGAGCACGTAGGCGACCACCCCGTAGGCCGCCATCAGCACGGCCGTACTGCGCCGATCGCGCCTGGTGGCCGGAGGGCCGGGCTGGGTGGTGGACATGATCGCCTCGTTTCGAGTGGTGGTATCGGTCAGGCGCCCTCGACGACCGGGTAGATCTTGTCGGGGACGAGGCCGTGCGCCTCGCGATGCACGGTCACGGCGGTTTCGGCGTCCGGCGCATCGACCAGGCAGAACGCCGTATGGCTCGCCTCGTCGACCCAGTAACGCTGGTAGGTCACGCCGTAATCACCCTGGATAGCCAGGTCGGCGGCATGGGCGGCGGCCACGTCCTGTGCCGTCGTGCCCTCGGGCAGGTGTTCGTGGACATCGATGAACAGGGCCATCAGAATTCCTCGGTTCAGTGGGCGGTCGGATGGACGGCCGGCGACAGGGCGACGGACCGGTGCCGGGTGGGGTCGAAGGCTTCGAATACGGCATTGGCGACGACGAACATGCCGCGTTGCGGCAACCGGAAATCTCCGAGCCGCTGCTGTCGCGGCAGCGGTGCGGGTTTTCCGAGATCGGCGCCGTGCAGCCGCGCCCGGCTGTCGGAGACCAGCCACATCAGGCGGGGTCCGGCCGCGAAGTGCTGCCCGTTCGGAACGGTTCCGCTCATCCGCACCTGCCCTGCCCGCAGCATCGGCCCCACCGCGCGCCCCATGAGCGCCTGCAGCCGATCGCTGCGCCACGCCGCCACCGGGATATGGGGGCCCACCCGGTTGAACACTCGGGTGAAGCCGCTGGACGCCAGCTCGATCCGCCATTCCAGGACATCGGGAATCCGCACCCGCAGTGCGTAGGGGCCGTCCCAGTCGAGCTCGACGGGTGTGCGGGTGGCCGCCTGCGCGGCCGCGGAGAAGTAGCGTGAACAACTGCGCTCCGCCGCCGAGGTGGCGTAGAAGGTCCACTCCCCGGCCGGATTCCGATGCCACACCGAGCGATACCCGGCGCCGAGGGAGGTCGCGGGAAAGTGCCGTAGAGCCAGATAGTGACCGCTGTCGAACGGCTGGCCCATGATCCCGTACCCGGCCATTCGCTCGTCGGTTCCGGACCACAGCACCGGCCGATCGATGACCGCCTGTGCCGCGTCCCGTGGGGTGTCGATCGCCATGACATCGATCGTCGTTCAGGTCGCTGTCCGGGTCATGAGGCATCCGCCCCATTTCCCGGGATCAATTCGACAGCGGGGCGACCATGCCGTGATGAGCCGCGAACAAGCTCGCGCCGACCCGGTTGGTGACGCCGATCTTGGCGTAGATGTGCTCGACATGGTTGCGGACCGTCTTCTCCGACACACGGAGCTCATTCGCGATCTCGCGATTCGATCGGCCGTAGGCGACGTTGATGAGCACCTCGGCCTCGCGCGGGGTCAATCCGGACGGATGGACGGGCCGGCGGGAGCGCCGGTGTCCGGCGGCCTCGAGCACCGCCTCGACCGCGGCGGGTTCGAGGCGACCGGCCGCCGCGTCGACGCGCAGCCGGCGAGCGGCCTGCTCCGGATCCAGCGCGGCCCGGTACGGTCGCGGCTCGAGCGAACCGTGGTATCGGGCGGCCGCCGCGAGCAGCCGATCGTGCACGCTCAGAGCGCTGCCGGTCAGACCGTTCGGATATCCGGAACCGTCCAGCTGTTCGTGATGGCGCTCGCAGATCACGCGCACCTCGTCGAGTCCTCCGACCCGGCTCAGGATCCGCCCGGTCAGGTAGGGATGCATCCGCACCCGTTCCCATTCGGGCATCGTGAGCTCACCGGTCTTCTCCCAGATGAGGTTGGAGACCCCGATCCGGCCCAGGTCGTGAACATATCCGGCCCGGCGCAGCAGATCCGCGTCCGCGCCGCCCAGGCCGATACATCCGGCGGCGGCGTGTACCAGGTCGGCCACTCCACGCGAATGACCAAGCGTGAAGGGGCATTTCAGGTCGACGAAGTCACCGAGCGCCCGCAGGAGCAGGTCCAGTTCGGCGTCGCCGAGTACCCGGTCCGGTTCGGCCAGCGTCGCGACCGCGGTCGACCACGCGTCGTCGGTCGCGGCGAGCAGTTCGGGCGCGGAGCTCACGAAGGCGGCTACCACGTCCGGATCGAGCTGGCCACCGCCGCGACCGGTGGCCACCGCGATCGCCGCATCGATACCGCCGGTGCGATGGTGCACCTCGACGACGTCGGCGAGCTGAACCACCCGCATCACCGCGGGGATGGCGGCACCGGAAACCCCGTTCGGCAGCCCGCCCCCGTCCCAGCGTTCGAAGGTGAAAGGCAGTGCGGAACAGACCCGTTCGTCCAGGTCGAACCGTTCGGCGAGCATCTCGGCGGAGGCGCAGTGCGAGCGGGCCAGGCGAGCCAGATTGCCCCGGGTGTCGACGAACAGCGCGGCACCGATCCGAGCACGCTTGGCCAGCGGCATGCCGCGCCCCACGTTGCCCAAGAGGAAGCGCAGATATGGCAGCCCCGACCAGTCGAGCTGATAGCTGTCGTGCCGGACCGCGATATCGTCGCCGAACCACCGCGAGTATTCGTGCGAATCGGCGAAACAGCCGATCCAGATCAGCAGCGAGACGTAGAAGACGGCCGCGCGCTCCCGGTCGTCCAGTCCCAGCCGCCGGGCCAGTCTGGTGCCGATGACCGCGGAGCGCACCATATGCTCCATCGGCTGGCCCAGCCCCAGGTCGATCGCAAGCGACAGTGCCCCGAGCACCTCCCTACGCGATACCACGGCCGCCACGAGCATCTCCTGTCGCCGCACCTATGCGTAGATTACGCCGCACGCCGCCCGACGTGACGGCTTCGACCAGCGCAGACGCCCTGGATCCGGTATTCGGGGCTACCGCCCGCGCAGGATGCCGCGCGGCGCGAGGAGCGGCAGGTCGTTGTAGGTCGCGATACCGGGCGCGGCGGCCACGACGGCGGGTATGGCATGGATCGGTGGCATGGCCGTCATGATGTGGCCGAGGACCATGTTTCCAGGGTCACAGGGTGATTCCGGGAACACCGCGATCCGATCACCGCACGCAGGTCTCATTCGGACAGGATCTCGACGTATCCCTCCGTTCCGTGCACCCGGATACGCTGCCCGTCTCGAATCAGCCGGGTGGCATCCTCCACCCCCACCACGGCCGGCAGACCGTACTCCCGCGCGATCACCGCCCCGTGGGTCATCAGTCCGCCCACCTCGGTCACCAGGCCGGTGATCGCGACGAACAGGGGCGTCCAGCTCGGATCGGTGTAGGCGGTCACCAGGATGTCGCCCGGTTCCAGATCGGCCTGCGCCATCTCGGAAACGACGCGAGCCCGCCCCTCGACGGTCCCCGCCGACACCGCCATACCGGCCAGCGCCGCGTCCGGAACATCCGCGCGCCGATACGTCCCGGTGAACGTCTCGCCATCGGAGGTCAACACACGCGGTGGGGTGAGCCCCCGGTACGAGCGGAACGCATCCCGCCGCTCCCGAATGAGCTGTTCGGATGCCCGCTGGCTGCGCACGACCTCACGCAACTCCTCGAACCTGAGATAGAAGATGTCGTGCGGCCGCCGCAGCACACCCGCCGCCACCAGCCGCTCGGCCTCACCCAGCAGGGCTTGTTTGTAGACGAAGTAGCGACTGACCATGCCGTACTTCGGATACTCCCGATAGCCCGCGAAGGTGCGTACCCGCTCGATCATCCGGTCGGTCTCCTCGGCCTTGCGCGCACCGTCCGGCAGGACACGCAGCCGCTCGAGCAGCTCCTGCCGCTTCTTCTCGGCCTCGGCCCGGCCCTCCTCGAAGCGGCGGGCGCCCGCGCCCGGCTCGAAGTTCTTGATATTGCCCAGGATCGCGGGCACGAGCGTGGTGGGTTGCTCACTCCACCGCGGCCTCGTGATGTCGATCTCGCCGCCGCAACGCATGCCGTACCGGTCGAGGTACCTCTCCAATGCCGCACGCGCCGCGGGCCCTCCGGTCCGCTCCCCGA
The genomic region above belongs to Nocardia spumae and contains:
- a CDS encoding MFS transporter is translated as MGERSAPARPRGMLVPLALAQFSCGFAVTSTAVLIADICDDLNTGVAGVQLVITMFLLITAAVTIPAGRLAERYGRKRCFTVGLSLYGAGAVVSALAPGVGVLVLGASVLAGVGAALLIPPVYILTALLFSENSSRAMAFGVLLTAGGAGAAAGPLLGGLIAFGPGWRAAFAFQALVIAAVLVCTRRMRDPIPADPARTLDVVGAVLSAGGLALLVLGILAADNDLRWSAVLIALAALVLTGFLVRVRATETAGGDPLISTSLFRSKVGNIGLATRLLQWLILMGAVFVVSAYLQVVRGHDPIGTGLIVTAATAGLLVSSLAAGRVGRGLPRRTLIMAGFGAVVVGAVTLIVLAGTTVPAWAIAPELLLIGLGVGSMLTPSVDVVQSAFGEDRQGEISGLSRCVSTLGSSLGIAIAGTVLVAGLSSHTYAFAMLTLAGAGALGLFASAELPSRTPLGQP
- the mddA gene encoding methanethiol S-methyltransferase; its protein translation is MAAYGVVAYVLFLVVFLYAIGWVEGLVVPRDINEGPEASTAVAIVVDLVLLSIFAVQHSVMARPAFKRVWTRIVPEPIERSTYVLAATAALALIMWLWRPLPAEIWHVSATPARVVLYAISLAGWALVLIATFAIDHFDLFGVRQVLRNLAGKPAAAPDFRTPGLYRTVRHPLYLGFVIAFWAAPTMTAGRLLFAAVTTGYILTAIRFEEHDLIGVFGDRYRTYRRQVPMLVPHPHRRGRAHPVEP
- a CDS encoding HD domain-containing phosphohydrolase; amino-acid sequence: MLVAAVVSRREVLGALSLAIDLGLGQPMEHMVRSAVIGTRLARRLGLDDRERAAVFYVSLLIWIGCFADSHEYSRWFGDDIAVRHDSYQLDWSGLPYLRFLLGNVGRGMPLAKRARIGAALFVDTRGNLARLARSHCASAEMLAERFDLDERVCSALPFTFERWDGGGLPNGVSGAAIPAVMRVVQLADVVEVHHRTGGIDAAIAVATGRGGGQLDPDVVAAFVSSAPELLAATDDAWSTAVATLAEPDRVLGDAELDLLLRALGDFVDLKCPFTLGHSRGVADLVHAAAGCIGLGGADADLLRRAGYVHDLGRIGVSNLIWEKTGELTMPEWERVRMHPYLTGRILSRVGGLDEVRVICERHHEQLDGSGYPNGLTGSALSVHDRLLAAAARYHGSLEPRPYRAALDPEQAARRLRVDAAAGRLEPAAVEAVLEAAGHRRSRRPVHPSGLTPREAEVLINVAYGRSNREIANELRVSEKTVRNHVEHIYAKIGVTNRVGASLFAAHHGMVAPLSN
- a CDS encoding DUF7144 family membrane protein codes for the protein MTATEHSTHGERSTTRQAVAAGTSLGAAALLVVTGIVSIFQGISAIAKDDIYISGPNYTYQWNTSGWGWIHLILGILLVAAAAGLFTGATWGRVLAIGLLSLSILANFLWLPYYPWWSILIIALDIVVIWAIATWDPKRV
- a CDS encoding nickel-binding protein codes for the protein MALFIDVHEHLPEGTTAQDVAAAHAADLAIQGDYGVTYQRYWVDEASHTAFCLVDAPDAETAVTVHREAHGLVPDKIYPVVEGA
- a CDS encoding OmpA family protein, giving the protein MKLVQAVAVLAAGAAALIPIAGCSSDDNGPAAVTTTTTSGGEHTDLRSSLATTASSVVGSALNSAEQAVQNAINSVLAAAPITFEQGSSDLSTVDSATIKAVAIPLKGNDTTIKVETYATDSNTAAADSLAEARATNVVTALENEGIDKARISVEATGNPSESNVQVDQATITVKTSK
- a CDS encoding DUF6325 family protein; amino-acid sequence: MGPIDYLVIEFPADRQPDGSALPMLRDLVDRGIIRVLDLAFVRKETDGALTGISIADVGLAGELDVTLFAEAATGLLDESDLREAGGALQPGHSAAVLLYENTWAAPLAVTLRRNGAELVASGRIPVQAIISTLDALDAET
- a CDS encoding SHOCT domain-containing protein, with the translated sequence MPGLLRGVARTAVIAGTATSVSNRVSRRQGRRWAAQEQYERQPAPPPPPPPPAQPTGGGGVDRIAALKQLGELKAQGVLTEAEFESEKARILAS